In Sorghum bicolor cultivar BTx623 chromosome 8, Sorghum_bicolor_NCBIv3, whole genome shotgun sequence, one genomic interval encodes:
- the LOC8058151 gene encoding protein ENHANCED DOWNY MILDEW 2, whose translation MDHVESLGSEFLTPRSARDKKRKSKKRRKAQPHDGDDVCAICDDGGYVTCCDSGCLRSFHLTEEHGEGSKCPSLGINSEEAKMIIDKKDFICKNCKYKQHQCSSCGLLGSSDLSSGAEVFQCKEYNCGHFYHPKCISKLLYPGDKLRACHFEQYVAAGLKFLCHVHKCSVCHGAENRDDKNMQFAVCRLCPTTYHRKCLPSDIPFETKEGPNGYIFQRAWDGILRDRILIYCMKHEIVKELGIPRRKLIIFPYDENLCVPQGPESAPKEQDTLGQEELLDHPSSEPSQSLPSGAAQNQCFCSNPMDSFAPKSLFPHPYPGSCGWLGD comes from the exons ATGGATCATGTAGAGAGCTTAGGCAGTGAATTTCTGACACCGAGAAGTGCACGtgacaagaagaggaagagcaAGAAGAGGCGCAAGGCACAACCTCATGAT GGTGATGATGTCTGTGCGATTTGTGACGATGGTGGCTATGTAACTTG CTGTGATAGTGGGTGTCTGAGGTCTTTCCACCTAACTGAAGAACATGGTGAGGGTTCAAAGTGCCCATCCCTTGGCATTAATAGTGAAGAAGCAAAG ATGATAATTGATAAGAAAGACTTCATATGCAAGAACTGCAAGTATAAGCAACATCAGTGTTCTTCCTGTGGATTATTAGGGTCTTCAGACTTGTCATCGGGAGCCGAG GTATTCCAATGTAAGGAGTATAACTGTGGGCATTTTTACCACCCTAAGTGTATTTCCAAACTGCTGTACCCTGGTGACAAACTCCGGGCCTGCCATTTTGAGCAGTATGTTGCTGCTGGACTGAAGTTCCTCTGTCATGTCCATAAATGTAGTGTGTGCCATGGAGCAGAGAATAGGGATGATAAGAATATGCAATTTGCAGTATGCAGGCTCTGCCCAACTACATATCACCGGAAATGTTTGCCCAG TGACATCCCTTTTGAAACAAAGGAAGGTCCAAATGGTTACATTTTTCAAAGGGCATGGGATGGCATTCTTCGTGATCGGATTCTGATATATTGCAT GAAGCATGAGATAGTAAAAGAGCTAGGAATTCCTAGGAGGAAACTTATCATCTTTCCTTATGACGAAAATCTTTGTGTGCCACAAGGTCCTGAAAGTGCACCCAAGGAACAAGATACATTGGGCCAAGAAGAGCTGCTTGACCACCCTTCATCTGAACCATCCCAGtctctgccatctggagctgccCAGAACCAATGCTTCTGCTCCAATCCTATGGACTCATTTGCACCAAAATCCTTGTTTCCACATCCATACCCAGGTTCGTGTGGTTGGCTTGGTGATTGA
- the LOC8058152 gene encoding protein ENHANCED DOWNY MILDEW 2, whose protein sequence is MAPVESPQHDLRRLRRGGGIERKNSTPKRRTDGDDLCAICDDGGDVICCDGVCQRSFHLADGNSERSRCREILRLSAEQAKMILAADKDFICKNCKYQEHQCFACGKLGSSDLSSEAKVFQCEVDDCGHFYHPKCVAKLLYPDSEEEATLFEVHVAAREKFTCPIHECIVCRGGENKNDRNMQFAVCRRCPTTYHRMCLPSNIHFEAEEGPNGYMQRAWDTFEGPDGRVIHRDRILIYCMKHPIVKKLKTPKWDHIIFPDVKKIRVPKMIVGTHNEDDIRQEEELLEPDDIREEEEPLEPEPSQSPPSESPPPDASDWNQCSCSSPIDSFAPGSLFMHPHPGTCGWLGD, encoded by the exons ATGGCTCCAGTTGAGAGCCCACAGCACGACCTCCGGAGGCTGCGGAGAGGTGGTGGCATCGAGCGAAAGAACAGCACGCCCAAGCGACGAACTGAT GGAGATGATCTTTGTGCaatatgtgatgatggtggtgatgtAATATG CTGTGATGGTGTATGTCAGAGGTCCTTCCACCTAGCTGATGGAAACAGTGAAAGATCGAGGTGCAGAGAAATCCTTAGGTTAAGTGCTGAACAGGCAAAG atgATCCTTGCTGCCGATAAAGATTTTATATGCAAGAACTGCAAGTATCAGGAACATCAATGTTTTGCTTGTGGAAAATTGGGGTCTTCAGACTTGTCATCAGAAGCTAAG GTGTTCCAATGTGAGGTTGATGATTGTGGGCACTTTTACCACCCTAAGTGTGTCGCTAAACTGCTCTACCCAGATAGCGAAGAAGAGGCCACACTTTTTGAGGTCCATGTTGCTGCCAGAGAAAAATTCACTTGTCCTATCCATGAATGTATTGTGTGCAGGGGAGGAGAGAATAAGAATGATAGGAATATGCAATTTGCAGTATGCAGACGCTGCCCAACTACATACCACCGGATGTGCTTGCCAAG TAACATCCACTTTGAAGCAGAGGAAGGTCCCAATGGCTATATGCAAAGGGCGTGGGATACGTTTGAGGGACCAGATGGACGAGTCATTCATCGTGATCGAATCTTGATCTACTGCAT GAAGCATCCCATCGTAAAGAAGTTGAAAACTCCCAAGTGGGATCACATCATCTTTCCTGATGTCAAAAAAATCCGTGTACCAAAAATGATTGTTGGTACACACAATGAAGATGATATACGCCAGGAAGAAGAGCTACTGGAGCCTGATGATATacgcgaggaagaagagccgcTGGAGCCTGAACCATCTCAGTCTCCTCCATCTGAATCTCCTCCGCCAGATGCAAGTGATTGGAATCAGTGCTCCTGTTCTAGTCCCATCGACTCATTTGCACCAGGGTCCTTGTTTATGCATCCACATCCAGGCACTTGTGGTTGGCTTGGGGACTGA